A stretch of DNA from Pirellulales bacterium:
GTGGAGCGCATCCTTCAATACCTCGACAAGGCGTTCAAAGAAGCCAAAGTCCACACCAGTTGGCTGAATCCCAATCAGGAACACGACGCGGCGGTGGCCGATTTCGCGCGGACGATTCTCGATCCGGCGCAAAGCCCGGAATTTCTTCACGAGCTGACGCGCCTGGTAGACCATGTCGCGTCGGCGGGATTCACCAATTCCCTGGCGCAAACGCTGATCAAGATCGCCGCGCCTGGCGTGCCAGATTTCTATCAAGGCACGGAGTTGTGGGATTTCAGTCTGGTCGATCCCGACAACCGCCGACCGGTTGATTTTGGCGCGCGGCAGGCGCTTTTGAGTGAACTCGACGCCGCGGCGGAATCAAATCTTAATGAAACAGTGCGCGGGCTGCTGGCGGCTTGGCCCGACCCGCGAGTGAAAATGTTTGTCGTCAGTCGCGCGCTGCGTTATCGCCGCGCGCATGCCGACCTCTTCTTGCGAGGCGGCTACGTCCCGCTGAACGTCGAAGGATCGCGCGCGGAGCATGTGTGCGCCTTCGCGCGGCAACACGAGGGGCGGCACGTGGTTTGCGTCACTCCGCGCTTTACACTCGCTGCTTGGCGCGAGGCAAACGCAAGTCCCGCGACTGGCGCCGCGGGCTGGCGACCGGCGGCCTGGTGGCGCGGCACGACCCTACGGTTGCCGGCCGAAATGGCCGTCGAGTGCCGCGATTGCCTCACCGAGCGCTGGGTAGGCGCGTCGCAAGATCGCGCTATCGATGTTGCCGACGTGTTGGCTCAATTTCCCGTCGCGTTATTGGAAGGCTAACCTCATCGCGAAACCTTCGCGCTTCCATCCGACGAGACTCTTTGGAAAGAAATCAAAACTCCATGTCGAAGCTGCGGCTCTGGCCAGGACGTTCTTATCCGCTCGGCGCCACTTGGGATGGCAGCGGCACTAATTTCGCGATTTATTCGGAAAACGCGACCCAAGTGGAGATCTGTTTTTTCGACTCTCCTGATGCAGAGCGCGAGTCGTATCGCGTTTCGCTGCCCGACAACACCGACCAGGTGTGGCACGGCTATTTTCCCGATGTGCTGCCGGGCCAACTCTATGGCATCCGCGTGCATGGCCCCTACGACCCCAAGGCGGGCCACCGCTTCAATCACCATAAGGTGTTGCTCGATCCCTACGCCAAGGCAATTGGCCGCGAGGCGCGCTGGTGCGACGAAATGTGGGGCTACAAAATTGGCGATCCCGCGGCCGATCTTTCGTTCGACGAACGCGACAACGCCGCTGCGGCGCCACTGGCGGCGGTAATCGACAACGCCTTTACTTGGGGCGACGATCGACGGCCGCAAACGCCCGTCAACCGCACGCTCATTTACGAACTGCACGTCAAAGGTTTCACCAAACTCCATCCCGAAGTTCCAGAGAATCTCCGCGGCGCCTATGCCGGCCTCAGTTCCGAGGCGGCCATTCGCTACCTCACCAACCTCGGCGTCACGGCTGTGGAACTGCTGCCTGTGCACGCGCACGCCGACGATCGCCATCTGGTGGATCGGGGCCTGGTCAACTACTGGGGCTACAACACCATCGGCTTCTTCGCGCCGGAGCCGAGTTACGCGTCGAACAACAACCCTGCCGACGCGGTTCGCGAGTTCAAGACCATGGTGCGCACGCTGCATGCCGCCGACATCGAAGTTATTTTGGACGTGGTCTACAACCACACAGCCGAGGGCAATCAGCTAGGGCCGCTACTCTCGTTTCGTGGCATCGACAATGCGGCGTACTACCGACTTTCGCCAGACGACCCGCGCTACTACGTCGACTACACTGGTTGCGGCAACACCTTCAATATGCGCAATCCACGGGTGTTGCAGCTCATTATGGACAGCTTGCGCTATTGGATCACGGAGATGCGGATCGACGGGTTTCGCTTCGACCTGGCCAGCACGCTCGCCCGCGAGTTACACGAGGTCGATCGCTTGTCGGCGTTCTTCGACATCATTCAACAAGACCCGATCATCTCGCAGGTCAAATTGATCGCCGAGCCGTGGGACCTGGGGAGCGGAGGCTATCAGGTGGGCAACTTCCCGGCCTTATGGTCGGAGTGGAACGGCAAATATCGCGATTGCGTCCGGCATTTTTGGAAAGGCGACGGAGGCATCGCTTCCGAATTCGCCACCCGCATCTGCGGCTCCAGTGATCTCTATGAGTGGAGCAGTCGCCGGCCGCACGCTAGCATCAATTTTGTCACCTGCCATGACGGTTTCACGCTTAACGATCTGGTCTCTTACGACAAGAAGCATAACGAGGCCAACGGCGAGGACAATCGCGACGGCGCCGACGACAACATTAGCTGGAACTGCGGCGCGGAAGGTCCCACCGACGACCCCGCGATCATCGCGCTCCGCGATAAGAAGAAACGCGGCTTTCTCGCCACACTGCTATTGTCGCAAGGCGTACCCATGCTGCTCGCCGGCGACGAAATCGGCCACACCCAGCAAGGCAATAACAACGCGTATTGCCAGGATAACGAGCTCACCTGGCTCAACTGGTCGTTGAACGAACGTCAAGAATCGCTCCTCAGGTTTACCCGCTGGGTAATCAAAGTGTTTCACGAGCATTCGGTGTTTCATCGCCGCCGCTTCTTTCACGGCAAGGAACTGCGCGGCGACGGCGCCCCAGAAATCAAATGGCTGGAGCCTTCCGGCAACGAAATGTCTGACGAAGCCTGGAAAGGCGACTTCGTCCGCTGTTTAGGTGTGCAACTCTTTGGCGGACAAATCGATGTCGATGATCGCGGCGCGCCGATCTCTGGCGACACCATCCTCATGCTGTTCAACGCCGATCATGCCAACCAGATTCCCTTCACTCTGCCGCCGCCGGGCGACGGCGCCCCTTGGGAGCTGTTGATCAACACCGCGGTCGAATTCACGAATGGTCGCGATGACCAACACGCGGTGTTCGAACGGCAAATGACGCTCGCCCCCTGCTCGATGGCGGTGCTGCGTTCCAAGATCACCACGCCCGAGGAGTTGCTCTAGGCTTTGGAGCGCTCCGATGACGTCGCTACGGCGCGCCGCTCAAAGCTGCTCGCTCGCGGGCGCCGGACTGGCGGCTTCGAGCCACAAGGGTCGACCATTTGCGTCGCGCAGGTCCAGGACGACCTCGCCGATCTGAATCCGCCGCGCAATCAAGTGGCACTCGTCGCACCACCATCCCCAAACGGTGACCAGACCCGTGCGCGTGAGTAGTGCCTCGTGCCGCGAGAAGAATTCGGCCGGGGCAAGCTCCACGGTCACAGGACCATCGGCGGAGAGTATGCGAATGACTTCGCCCGTCGACCGCGCGTTCAGCCCCGCGGCGATCCCCGTGGCGTGTTCGATCGAAAGAATCCGCCCGCGCATTTGCGCCACGCCGCGTGGATCGTAAAGCGCCGTGAACAGCGGCTGCTCGTACCAGCAGTGATGGCAACCGTAATAGTCCAGCACGTAAGCGCCCCATTCCGGCGCCAGCGCCATGTTCCAGGTCTCGCGCGTGAAGCGCGGCGCGGTGATCGGCGGCGCGACTGCTAGCCGCAGCCGCAATTCGTTCTCGATGCGAATCGGCGTCAACACGCAAAACGGAATCGCGTACAACGCCTCTTCCGGGTGATCGGCCGGTTCCACTGCCAGGTACCGCGCCTTGCCGGCCAAGAGATCGATGGCCAGGTCGACCACCTTTCCCAGTCGGGCGTCGCTGGGCAAATAGACGTTCGCGGCGAGCATCTCGGCGCCCGTCAGATATGGCAATCCCGCCAGCGTTGCGTACCAGCCGGCGTGTCCCTGCTCGTCGCGAATGGTCCAAGCTCTGGCTTCGTTGGTCACTGTTGCCGCCATCACGACCGGCTCCGGCGACAGATCATACCCGGGAATGCGCAACTCGCGCCCGCGCACCTGGATGGTGGCGCCATTGGTCAACTTGGGATGGCTGCCAAGCACCCACCAATTCGGTCCCAGCACAACGCGCCGTGTGACCCCTTCGACGTCGACAAAGAGCTGCACGGCCGGGCAGAGCCCTTCCACCAGATCGATCAACTCCGCGCGAATGAGTTTGCCTTGAAGTTCGATATCGGTCGCGTTGGCGTACAGCAATTCCAGCGCGCCGCGCGGCCCCCAGCCGCAATAGGGATCATTCACCGGACAGCAATGGCCGAGGCCGTAGTGTTGGTAGCAGGTCTCCAGCCAAGCGCGATCCGCTAACTTGTCGATGGATCCATCCCATGCCGGTCCTTTCTCCAGATGCGCGCGATCGTGGATCGAAACGAGCTCCACCTTTTCGTCGCGCAGGCGCGGCGTGAATTGACAGGCGGGCAGGGCCATGCGCTTGCCGTCGCCAGTCAGTGTGACCACAGCCACCAAGATCTCGCCACTCCGCGCATCGATCATCACGTCGTCGAGCTTGGCCAACGGCGCTCCATCGCTCGCGACGATCGGCGCG
This window harbors:
- the glgX gene encoding glycogen debranching protein GlgX, producing the protein MSKLRLWPGRSYPLGATWDGSGTNFAIYSENATQVEICFFDSPDAERESYRVSLPDNTDQVWHGYFPDVLPGQLYGIRVHGPYDPKAGHRFNHHKVLLDPYAKAIGREARWCDEMWGYKIGDPAADLSFDERDNAAAAPLAAVIDNAFTWGDDRRPQTPVNRTLIYELHVKGFTKLHPEVPENLRGAYAGLSSEAAIRYLTNLGVTAVELLPVHAHADDRHLVDRGLVNYWGYNTIGFFAPEPSYASNNNPADAVREFKTMVRTLHAADIEVILDVVYNHTAEGNQLGPLLSFRGIDNAAYYRLSPDDPRYYVDYTGCGNTFNMRNPRVLQLIMDSLRYWITEMRIDGFRFDLASTLARELHEVDRLSAFFDIIQQDPIISQVKLIAEPWDLGSGGYQVGNFPALWSEWNGKYRDCVRHFWKGDGGIASEFATRICGSSDLYEWSSRRPHASINFVTCHDGFTLNDLVSYDKKHNEANGEDNRDGADDNISWNCGAEGPTDDPAIIALRDKKKRGFLATLLLSQGVPMLLAGDEIGHTQQGNNNAYCQDNELTWLNWSLNERQESLLRFTRWVIKVFHEHSVFHRRRFFHGKELRGDGAPEIKWLEPSGNEMSDEAWKGDFVRCLGVQLFGGQIDVDDRGAPISGDTILMLFNADHANQIPFTLPPPGDGAPWELLINTAVEFTNGRDDQHAVFERQMTLAPCSMAVLRSKITTPEELL
- a CDS encoding PRC-barrel domain-containing protein, coding for MTSRIGFFSLCATLCLASAAARGDSFVVPTTMMQYSKLVGAPIVASDGAPLAKLDDVMIDARSGEILVAVVTLTGDGKRMALPACQFTPRLRDEKVELVSIHDRAHLEKGPAWDGSIDKLADRAWLETCYQHYGLGHCCPVNDPYCGWGPRGALELLYANATDIELQGKLIRAELIDLVEGLCPAVQLFVDVEGVTRRVVLGPNWWVLGSHPKLTNGATIQVRGRELRIPGYDLSPEPVVMAATVTNEARAWTIRDEQGHAGWYATLAGLPYLTGAEMLAANVYLPSDARLGKVVDLAIDLLAGKARYLAVEPADHPEEALYAIPFCVLTPIRIENELRLRLAVAPPITAPRFTRETWNMALAPEWGAYVLDYYGCHHCWYEQPLFTALYDPRGVAQMRGRILSIEHATGIAAGLNARSTGEVIRILSADGPVTVELAPAEFFSRHEALLTRTGLVTVWGWWCDECHLIARRIQIGEVVLDLRDANGRPLWLEAASPAPASEQL